The nucleotide sequence CCACGCGGCGTCGGCTCGCTTCCCGACGGCGAGCGCCGTGTCCTCCCGCTCGGCCGCGACCGCCCGCAGGGCCGCGTCGGCCTCCCGGGCCTTCTCGCGCGTGGAGAATCCGCTGAACACGGGGACGGAGAGGCCGATCCCGGCGCTCCAGACGTTCCCGTGAGGGGGGAACGTGCCGTCCGCCCGGCCCGCGCTCGCCGCGCCGGAGAGGACGGGGAGGTAGTCGCTTCGCGCGGCGCTCGCGTCCGCCCGGGCGGCGCCCAGCAGGGAATCGAGCCGCCGGACGTCCGCGCTGCCGGCCAGGGCGAGCCGCCGCGCCTCCTCCCGGTCCGGGACCTCCGCGAGAGCCGCCGCGGGCTCGGCGAGGGCGCGCGTCTCGGAGCCCGGCCTTCCCATCGAGCCGGCGAGCTCGACGCGCGCGAGGTCCCGGTTGTTCTCCGCCCGGATGAGCGCGGCCCGCGCGGCGTGGAGCTCGGCCTCCGCCCGGCTGACGTCGAGCTTCGAGCGGACGCCCTCGTCGAAGTACCCCCGGGCCTGCCGGAAGACCTCCTCCTTCGCCGCCGCCGCCTCGCGCTCGGCGGCGACTTGACGCTCGGCGGCCAGGACGAGGTAGTAGGCCTCCCGGACCCGGAGCGCGGCGTCCTGGCGGGCGGCCGCGCGGGCCTGCTCGGCCGCGGCGCGATTGAGCCGCGCCGCCTTCGCCGCGCCCGAGGTCCGGCCGAAATCGTAGAGGGTCTGCTTCAACTGCGCCGACGCGGAGTGGACCTCCGTCTCCTTCAGCGAGCCGGAGCCCAGGATCGGATAGAACGCGCGGCTCCGGGTCCAATCGGCGGCGATGGAGATCTGAGGATAGTAGGCGGCGTAGGCCCGCGCGCCGCGCGCCGCCGCGGCGTCAGCCTCCGCTCTCGCCGCGACCGCCCGCGGGTGATCCTCGAGCCCGGCGGCGACCGCCTCCTCCAGCGTGAGGACACCCGCCGCGCGCACGGCCGCGGCGGGCAGAGCCAGGAGGAGGAGGAGTGCCAGATTCATGTCCGTTCCCGCGTCAGGGCGGAGAGGGCCAGGTCCACCCGGATCGCGATGGACTTATCGGAACTGAAGAGCGGGAAGAGCGCGGCCGGCGCCAGGCCGAAGGGTTTTTTCGCGGAGGACCTCTCGATGACGCCCATGGCCACGTTGGGCATGGCCGCGGCGCCCAGGAGGAACGACATGGCGAGGGGCAGCGGGATGTCCTTGAGCTCGCCCCGGCGCTGGCATTCCTTGACCAAGCCGGCGATGATCTCCATGTGGCGGGGGATGTTGGCCTTGGCGAACTCCGTGGCCACCGCGTCGCCTTCCATCACGTCCCGGACTATGGCCAGGATGATCTTGCGGTTGTCCCGGGCGAAGCGCGCGAGCGCGGCGAGGGCGCCGCGCAGGCGCTCCTTGGGCGGGGCGTCGAGGCCCGTCTCCATGCTGAAGCCGCGGAAGAACTCCTCGTAGATCTCGGTCAGGACCCGGCGCGCGAACTCGCGCTTGCTGCCGAAGTGATAGTGGAACATGCCGAGATTGACCTTGGCCGCGGCGGCCACGCGGCGGAGCGTCAGGCCGGAGACGCCGGTCTCGGGGAGGAGCTTGCGGCCGGCCTGGATGAGGAGCGTGTCGGTGCTGCGGGACGGTCTGGGCATGCGGCCTCCGTATTATACGGCTGTATAATTATACACCCGTATAACAACGGCGTCAAGACCCGCGTCCCGCGGCGGACGGCTCCGCCGCGGGGGCGAGCGCCGGCTGCAGCTCCAGCGTGATCCAGTAGAGCAGGACCCAGCTCACGCGCCTGCGGTACTCCGCGTCGTAGAGCGGGCTGTAGGCGTCCTCGCCGTAGAAGAACATCCACGAGTCGCAGGCGTAGTACAGGACGCGATGGACGACGTGAGGATCGAGCAGGAGGAGCAGGGCCGCGTAGCCGAGCTTGCGCGGGGTCAGGCGGAAGGACACCGCCTGGAAGTGCCGGCGGTCGCGCACGCCGGTGAGGCGGTAATCCTCGGTGCGGTCCTCGACGCTGCGGACGCCGAACCACCGGCGGCACTGCGCCAGCGGCCCCTCGTCGACGAAGGGGTAATAGCCCGAGTACATCTTGTCCATGAAGTAGGCGTGCCAATAGAACTTCCAGTCCCGCGGCTTGCGGGTCTGGTGCAGGCAGGACAGGAAGACGCGCCGGGCCGGCGAGGCCTCATTGAGGAGGCGGGCGGCGAACAGGCACATGTCGGAGTAGATCCTGTTCTGCTTCTCGAGGTCGTTGCGGTCCTCCATGCTGACGTAATGCTCGACGGTGTCCATGAAGGTGACGGCGTCGAAGCGGCCGTACAGGCGCCGCTGGAGAGCCGGGTCCGTGAGGATATCCTTCCAGTTCGTCGCGTGCACCTCGAGGCCGTATTCGCGGCGGGCGTACTCGGCCTGCTCCGGCGTCATGTTGATGCCCACGGCCTCGCAGCCGAGCTCGTCGCGGCAGTAGCGCAGCCAGTCGCCGTAGCCGCAGCCCACGTCGCACACCGCCATCCCCCTTCTCAGGCCGAGCTTGCGCGCCATGTGCTCGTATTTCGCGCGCTGGGAAAGCCCGCCGTCGACGACGAGGTTGAAGCCGAGGTCCCGGCCGCTGCCGGCGGTCCCGTCGTACATGTTGTGGATCCACTGATAGCTGCGCCGCACGCGCAGCTGGGAGTCGAACAGCAGGGAGCGGCCGAAGACCCAGAAGAGGATATCGTCCAAGGCGAGGGCCGCCGGCGCGAACAGCGCGCCCCAAGGCCCGAGCGTCCAGGCCAGGCCGCCCGCGGCGGCGAGCAGCCCCCACCAAACGACGGTGTTCCGGTCGACGGCGACGAGCATCGCGGCGGAGCGCGTGTTGTCCTTGGTCATGGAGGGACGCGCCGCAACGCTGCGGCCAAGGCGGGCGCGCCGTGGCCGGATTGATGCGATCGTCAAAAAAAGGAGACCGGACGAAGACGGCGGACGAGGGAGGGCGGCGACCATGGCGAAGACGACGACGAGACCGGCACCCGTGAGCATCCCCGCGCGGGGCGTGGAGGTGAAGGGGGACCTGGTCGTGCCGGCGGACGCGACGGGCGTCGTGCTGTTCGCGCACGGCAGCGGGAGCAGCCGTCTGAGCCCGCGCAACCGCTTCGTGGCGGAGGCGCTGAACCGGCGCGGCCTGGCCACCTTGCTCGCCGACCTGCTGACCGCGTCCGAGGAGGAGGCCGACGCCGCGACGGCCGAGCTGCGCTTCGACATCCCGTTCCTGGCCGGGCGCCTCGACGCGGTCTCGAGCTGGCTGCGGGACCGCCCGGAGACCCGGGGGCTCCCTTTAGGCTACTTCGGCGCCAGCACCGGGGCGGCGGCCGCGCTCCTGGCCGCGGCGGCCCGCCCCTCGGAGGTCTTCGCCGTGGTGTCGCGAGGCGGCCGGCCCGACCTGGCCGTCGAGGCGCTCGCGCTGGTCAAGGCCCCGACCTTGCTGCTCGTCGGCGGCGAGGACCGCGAGGTCCTCGCGATGAACGAGGTCGCCGCGAGCCTGATGACGGCGGAGCGGCGCCTCGAGGTCGTGCCGGGCGCGACGCATCTCTTCGAGGAGCGCGGGGCGCTGGAGTCGGTCGCGCGCCTGGCCGGCGACTGGTTCCTCGCGCATCTCCCGGGGGTCGTATCGTTGCGTCCGAGAAGGGCATGAACCGCTTCCCGCCGAGACGCATACTCGTGGCCGCGGACCTGTCGGCGCCGTCGCTGTCCGCGGTCGGCG is from Elusimicrobiota bacterium and encodes:
- a CDS encoding dienelactone hydrolase family protein, which translates into the protein MAKTTTRPAPVSIPARGVEVKGDLVVPADATGVVLFAHGSGSSRLSPRNRFVAEALNRRGLATLLADLLTASEEEADAATAELRFDIPFLAGRLDAVSSWLRDRPETRGLPLGYFGASTGAAAALLAAAARPSEVFAVVSRGGRPDLAVEALALVKAPTLLLVGGEDREVLAMNEVAASLMTAERRLEVVPGATHLFEERGALESVARLAGDWFLAHLPGVVSLRPRRA
- a CDS encoding TolC family protein gives rise to the protein MNLALLLLLALPAAAVRAAGVLTLEEAVAAGLEDHPRAVAARAEADAAAARGARAYAAYYPQISIAADWTRSRAFYPILGSGSLKETEVHSASAQLKQTLYDFGRTSGAAKAARLNRAAAEQARAAARQDAALRVREAYYLVLAAERQVAAEREAAAAKEEVFRQARGYFDEGVRSKLDVSRAEAELHAARAALIRAENNRDLARVELAGSMGRPGSETRALAEPAAALAEVPDREEARRLALAGSADVRRLDSLLGAARADASAARSDYLPVLSGAASAGRADGTFPPHGNVWSAGIGLSVPVFSGFSTREKAREADAALRAVAAEREDTALAVGKRADAAWLAVREAAARVESAGKQEEAARESRTLAGARYREGVGSIIEVTDAQSSAIDAETARIQATYDAMIARARLERALGKE
- a CDS encoding TetR/AcrR family transcriptional regulator, which gives rise to MPRPSRSTDTLLIQAGRKLLPETGVSGLTLRRVAAAAKVNLGMFHYHFGSKREFARRVLTEIYEEFFRGFSMETGLDAPPKERLRGALAALARFARDNRKIILAIVRDVMEGDAVATEFAKANIPRHMEIIAGLVKECQRRGELKDIPLPLAMSFLLGAAAMPNVAMGVIERSSAKKPFGLAPAALFPLFSSDKSIAIRVDLALSALTRERT
- a CDS encoding class I SAM-dependent methyltransferase, with amino-acid sequence MTKDNTRSAAMLVAVDRNTVVWWGLLAAAGGLAWTLGPWGALFAPAALALDDILFWVFGRSLLFDSQLRVRRSYQWIHNMYDGTAGSGRDLGFNLVVDGGLSQRAKYEHMARKLGLRRGMAVCDVGCGYGDWLRYCRDELGCEAVGINMTPEQAEYARREYGLEVHATNWKDILTDPALQRRLYGRFDAVTFMDTVEHYVSMEDRNDLEKQNRIYSDMCLFAARLLNEASPARRVFLSCLHQTRKPRDWKFYWHAYFMDKMYSGYYPFVDEGPLAQCRRWFGVRSVEDRTEDYRLTGVRDRRHFQAVSFRLTPRKLGYAALLLLLDPHVVHRVLYYACDSWMFFYGEDAYSPLYDAEYRRRVSWVLLYWITLELQPALAPAAEPSAAGRGS